From uncultured Methanobrevibacter sp., a single genomic window includes:
- a CDS encoding TfoX/Sxy family protein — protein MSSSKEYLEYILEQLSDLEEISYRAMMGEYIIYYRGKIIGGIYDDRFLVKPVKAAIEMMPKADMEFPYDGAKEMVLVDDVDDREFLKELLEAMYVELPAPKKKRK, from the coding sequence ATGTCATCAAGTAAGGAATATTTAGAATACATATTGGAGCAACTTTCAGATTTGGAGGAAATATCCTATCGGGCAATGATGGGTGAATACATTATCTACTATCGTGGCAAGATTATTGGTGGAATCTATGATGACCGTTTCCTCGTAAAACCTGTAAAAGCAGCTATTGAGATGATGCCAAAAGCAGATATGGAATTTCCTTATGATGGTGCAAAGGAAATGGTGCTTGTGGATGATGTGGATGATAGAGAATTTTTAAAAGAGTTATTGGAAGCGATGTATGTTGAACTTCCAGCTCCTAAGAAAAAGCGTAAATAA
- the amrB gene encoding AmmeMemoRadiSam system protein B yields MIREPAVAGAFYESNVKYLRESIEDCFKHRLGPKELPKLSRINKEKQVNAIMVPHAGYVYSGPTAAHAYSKLVKDGYPETFVILCPNHTGYGADVSVYNEGSWVVPNGVCDVDNELADEIIKNSNFAKADFKAHLQEHSCEVQLPFLKYFDSNFKIVPICMMDQSVETSKDLANSIYESSQNLGRKITLIDSTDLSHFKSQEKTIEHDNLVFNEVFNANTEGLYQVVKKEQISICGYGPTMASMEFSKKLGQKNFELLQHSTSGDITLDYASVVGYGSGVWY; encoded by the coding sequence ATGATTAGAGAACCTGCAGTTGCTGGAGCGTTTTATGAAAGTAATGTAAAATACTTAAGAGAATCAATAGAAGACTGTTTTAAACATAGGTTAGGTCCAAAAGAATTGCCTAAATTATCCAGAATCAATAAGGAAAAGCAAGTTAATGCAATTATGGTTCCTCATGCAGGTTATGTATATTCTGGTCCTACTGCAGCTCATGCATACTCAAAACTGGTTAAAGACGGTTATCCTGAAACCTTTGTAATCCTTTGCCCTAATCATACAGGTTATGGAGCAGATGTTTCAGTATACAATGAAGGGTCATGGGTTGTTCCAAATGGAGTCTGTGATGTAGACAATGAACTTGCAGATGAAATCATCAAGAACTCCAATTTCGCTAAGGCTGATTTCAAGGCACATCTTCAAGAACATAGCTGTGAAGTTCAGCTACCATTCCTAAAGTACTTTGACAGCAACTTCAAGATAGTTCCAATCTGCATGATGGATCAATCCGTTGAAACCTCTAAAGATTTGGCAAATTCAATCTATGAATCTAGCCAAAACTTGGGAAGAAAAATCACTTTGATTGATAGTACTGATTTATCTCATTTTAAGTCTCAGGAAAAGACCATTGAACATGACAACCTTGTGTTTAATGAAGTGTTTAATGCAAATACTGAAGGTCTCTATCAAGTTGTGAAAAAAGAACAAATTAGTATATGTGGATACGGTCCAACTATGGCAAGTATGGAATTTTCTAAAAAATTAGGTCAGAAAAACTTTGAACTCCTACAGCATTCAACAAGTGGTGACATCACTTTGGATTATGCATCTGTAGTTGGATATGGATCTGGAGTATGGTATTAA
- the rpsB gene encoding 30S ribosomal protein S2 — MSDLLIPLEKYLAAGLHIGTQQKTSDMEKYIFRVRSDGLYVLDVRKTDERIRAVAKFLAKYDPDDILVVATRQYGQAPVKKFGEITGCKTIPGRFIPGTLTNPQYAKFIEPKVIVVTDPRSDSQAILESKQNGIPVVGLCDSENLLANVDICVPSNNKGRKAIALIYWLLARQILRERGILGEDEDLDIESSDFELKF, encoded by the coding sequence GTGTCAGATTTATTAATCCCTTTAGAAAAGTATTTGGCTGCTGGGTTACACATTGGTACCCAACAAAAAACTAGTGACATGGAAAAATACATTTTCCGTGTAAGATCCGATGGTTTATATGTCTTAGACGTTCGTAAAACTGATGAAAGAATCAGAGCTGTTGCTAAATTCTTAGCAAAATACGACCCAGATGACATTTTAGTAGTAGCTACCCGTCAATACGGTCAAGCTCCTGTTAAAAAATTCGGTGAAATCACTGGCTGTAAAACCATTCCTGGTAGATTCATCCCAGGTACCTTAACCAACCCACAATACGCTAAATTCATTGAACCTAAAGTTATTGTTGTAACTGACCCAAGATCCGACTCTCAAGCAATTTTAGAATCCAAACAAAACGGTATTCCTGTAGTAGGTTTATGCGATTCTGAAAACTTACTTGCTAACGTAGATATTTGTGTTCCATCTAACAACAAAGGTAGAAAAGCTATTGCTTTAATCTACTGGTTACTTGCAAGACAAATCTTAAGAGAAAGAGGAATTCTTGGTGAAGATGAAGATTTAGACATTGAATCTTCTGACTTTGAATTAAAGTTCTAA